From Streptomyces sp. NBC_01460, a single genomic window includes:
- a CDS encoding acetoacetate--CoA ligase, with translation MTSAAGEAPLWQPEPERVEAAAVTRFQRWAAGRHGAPADGGYAALHRWSVDELDTFWAAVAEWFDVRFSTPYEAVLGDRTMPGAQWFPGATLNYAEHALRTADDPLRADAPALLYVDETHTQVAVSWSELRRQVGSLAAELRALGVTPGDRVSGYLPNIPQAVVAFLATAAVGGVWTSCAPDFGARSVLDRFQQVEPVVLFTVDGYRYGGKEHDRTDTVAELRSELPTLRAVVHIPLLGTDTPEGALDWAALTASDTGPVFEQVPFDHPLWVLYSSGTTGLPKAIVQSQGGILLEHFKQIGLHCDLGPDDRFFWYTSTGWMMWNFLVSGLLTGTTLVLYDGSPGYPDVSAQWRVAEQTGATLFGTSAAYVMACRKAEVHPGRDHDLSRVQCVATTGSPLPPDGFRWLHDEVAEDLWIASVSGGTDVCSCFAGAVPTLPVHIGELQAPCLGTDLQSWDPAGHPLTGEVGELVVTAPMPSMPVRFWNDPDGSRYHDSYFDMYPGVWRHGDWITLTDRGSVVIHGRSDSTLNRQGVRMGSADIYEAVERLPEIRESLVIGLEEPDGGYWMPLFVHLAEGATLDDALRDSIKRTIRENLSPRHVPDEVIEVPGIPHTLTGKRIEVPVKRLLQGTALSKAVNPGSVDNLELLHFYEDLARKRP, from the coding sequence ATGACCTCAGCAGCCGGCGAAGCCCCCCTCTGGCAGCCCGAGCCCGAGCGTGTTGAGGCCGCGGCCGTCACCCGCTTCCAGCGATGGGCGGCCGGACGCCACGGAGCGCCGGCCGACGGCGGCTACGCGGCGCTTCACCGCTGGTCTGTCGACGAACTCGACACCTTCTGGGCGGCCGTCGCCGAATGGTTCGACGTACGCTTCTCCACCCCGTACGAGGCCGTGCTCGGCGACCGCACCATGCCCGGCGCACAGTGGTTCCCCGGCGCCACCCTCAACTACGCCGAGCACGCCCTGCGCACCGCCGACGACCCGCTCCGCGCGGACGCCCCCGCCCTGCTGTACGTCGACGAGACCCACACCCAGGTCGCCGTCAGCTGGTCCGAACTGCGGCGCCAGGTGGGCTCGCTGGCAGCGGAACTCCGCGCCCTCGGCGTGACCCCCGGCGACCGGGTCAGCGGCTACCTCCCCAACATCCCGCAGGCGGTCGTCGCGTTCCTCGCCACCGCCGCGGTCGGCGGAGTCTGGACCTCGTGCGCCCCCGACTTCGGCGCCCGCAGCGTCCTGGACCGGTTCCAGCAGGTCGAACCGGTCGTGCTGTTCACCGTCGACGGCTACCGCTACGGCGGCAAGGAGCACGACCGCACCGACACCGTGGCCGAACTCCGCAGCGAACTCCCCACCCTGCGCGCCGTCGTCCACATCCCGCTCCTCGGCACGGACACGCCCGAAGGCGCCCTCGACTGGGCGGCGCTCACCGCCTCGGACACCGGACCCGTCTTCGAGCAGGTCCCCTTCGACCATCCGCTCTGGGTGCTCTACTCCTCGGGCACCACCGGCCTGCCGAAAGCGATCGTCCAGTCCCAGGGCGGCATCCTGCTCGAACACTTCAAGCAGATCGGCCTGCACTGCGACCTCGGCCCCGACGACCGGTTCTTCTGGTACACCTCGACGGGCTGGATGATGTGGAACTTCCTCGTCTCCGGCCTGCTCACCGGCACGACCCTGGTCCTGTACGACGGCAGCCCCGGGTATCCGGACGTCAGCGCCCAGTGGCGCGTCGCCGAACAGACCGGCGCGACCCTCTTCGGGACATCGGCCGCGTACGTCATGGCCTGCCGCAAGGCCGAGGTCCACCCCGGCCGCGACCACGACCTGAGCAGGGTCCAGTGCGTCGCCACCACCGGCTCCCCGCTCCCGCCCGACGGCTTCCGCTGGCTCCACGACGAGGTCGCGGAGGACCTGTGGATCGCCTCCGTCAGCGGCGGGACGGACGTGTGCAGCTGCTTCGCGGGCGCCGTCCCCACCCTGCCGGTCCACATCGGCGAACTCCAGGCCCCCTGCCTGGGCACCGACCTCCAGTCCTGGGACCCCGCCGGGCATCCGCTCACGGGCGAGGTCGGCGAGCTCGTCGTGACCGCCCCCATGCCCTCGATGCCGGTCCGCTTCTGGAACGACCCCGACGGCAGCCGCTACCACGACAGCTACTTCGACATGTACCCCGGCGTCTGGCGCCACGGCGACTGGATCACCCTCACCGACCGCGGCTCGGTCGTCATCCACGGCCGCTCCGACTCCACCCTCAACCGGCAGGGTGTCCGGATGGGATCCGCCGACATCTACGAGGCGGTCGAGCGGCTCCCCGAGATCCGCGAGTCCCTCGTCATCGGCCTCGAGGAACCGGACGGCGGCTACTGGATGCCGCTGTTCGTCCACCTCGCCGAGGGCGCCACCCTCGACGACGCACTCCGCGACAGCATCAAGCGGACCATCCGCGAGAACCTCTCCCCCCGCCACGTGCCGGACGAGGTCATCGAGGTACCCGGCATCCCGCACACCCTCACGGGCAAGCGCATCGAGGTTCCGGTCAAGCGGCTCCTCCAGGGAACCGCCCTGTCCAAGGCGGTCAACCCGGGCTCCGTCGACAACCTCGAACTCCTCCACTTCTACGAGGACCTCGCCCGCAAGCGCCCCTGA
- a CDS encoding NUDIX domain-containing protein, producing MNDSHCGSCGTPYAADDWPRTCVACGRTAYRNPLPVAVALLPVTGPRSTGLVVITRTIPPHPGGIALPGGYIDGTEDWRHAVVRELREETGIPADETDVRLADALSSPDGHLILFGLLPPRPAGQLPPSAATDETSGYDVLRTPDDLAFPLHTQVVRSWFAGAYG from the coding sequence ACTGGCCCCGCACCTGCGTGGCCTGCGGCCGGACCGCCTACCGCAACCCGCTGCCCGTGGCCGTCGCCCTCCTGCCCGTCACCGGACCACGGAGCACCGGCCTCGTCGTCATCACCCGCACCATCCCTCCGCACCCGGGCGGCATCGCGCTGCCCGGCGGATACATCGACGGGACCGAGGACTGGCGCCACGCCGTCGTACGCGAACTGCGCGAGGAGACCGGGATCCCGGCCGACGAGACGGACGTGCGCCTCGCCGACGCCCTGAGCAGCCCCGACGGCCACCTGATCCTCTTCGGACTGCTCCCGCCCCGCCCCGCCGGGCAACTCCCGCCCTCGGCAGCGACGGACGAGACCTCGGGATACGACGTGCTGCGCACCCCCGACGACCTCGCCTTCCCGCTGCACACCCAGGTCGTGCGCTCCTGGTTCGCGGGGGCCTACGGCTGA
- a CDS encoding PTS sugar transporter subunit IIA, whose protein sequence is MTTVTSPLAGRVIGLTAVPDPVFSGAMVGPGTAIDPVREPSEAVSPVDGIVVSLHPHAFVVVDDQGHGVLTHLGIDTVQLNGEGFELLVNKGDTVTRGQGIVRWDPAGVEAAGKSAICPVVALEATAESLSEVREDGDVKVGETLFGWQ, encoded by the coding sequence CACAGTGACGTCCCCTCTTGCCGGCCGCGTCATCGGACTCACCGCGGTTCCCGACCCCGTGTTCTCCGGAGCGATGGTGGGCCCCGGTACCGCCATCGACCCCGTGCGCGAGCCGTCCGAGGCCGTTTCGCCGGTCGACGGAATCGTCGTCTCCCTCCACCCGCATGCCTTCGTCGTCGTCGACGACCAGGGGCACGGAGTGCTGACGCACCTCGGGATCGACACCGTGCAGCTCAACGGCGAGGGCTTCGAGCTGCTCGTGAACAAGGGGGACACGGTGACCCGCGGTCAGGGCATCGTCCGATGGGACCCCGCCGGTGTGGAAGCGGCCGGTAAGTCCGCGATCTGTCCGGTCGTCGCCCTGGAGGCGACCGCCGAATCCCTCTCCGAGGTCCGTGAGGACGGCGACGTGAAGGTCGGCGAGACACTGTTCGGCTGGCAGTGA
- the ptsP gene encoding phosphoenolpyruvate--protein phosphotransferase, translating into METTLRGVGVSHGVAIGEVRHMGTAVLEPPAKQIPAEEAEREQGRARQAVEAVAADLIARGNLAGGEAQHVLEAQAMMAQDPELIADVERRIAVGSTAERGVYDAFAAYRALLANAGEYLAGRVADLDDVRNRIVARLLGVPMPGVPDSDQPYVLIARDLAPADTALLDPTLVLGFVTEEGGPTSHSAILARALGVPAVVALPGAGEIAEGTVVAVDGSTGEIFVEPSQEKRAEMESASAARKAALTAVTGPGATSDGHKVPLLANVGGPGDVPAAVEAGAEGVGLFRTEFLFLDDSKQAPSEEKQIAAYRAVLEAFPEGRVVVRVLDAGADKPLDFLTPADEPNPALGVRGLRSLLDHPDVLRTQLTALARAAEGLPVYLEVMAPMVADRADAKAFADACREAGLQAKFGAMVEIPSAALRARSILQEVEFLSLGTNDLAQYTFAADRQVGAVSRLQDPWQPALLDLVALSADAARAEGKSCGVCGEAASDPLLACVLTGLGVTSLSMGAASIPYVRATLAKHTLAQCERAASAARAADSAEEARLAAQAVLSGE; encoded by the coding sequence ATGGAGACAACGCTGCGAGGCGTCGGCGTGAGCCACGGTGTGGCGATCGGCGAAGTTCGGCACATGGGTACGGCGGTCCTCGAGCCGCCGGCCAAACAGATTCCCGCGGAGGAGGCCGAGCGCGAGCAGGGGCGTGCCCGCCAAGCCGTGGAAGCTGTCGCGGCCGACCTCATTGCGCGCGGCAACCTGGCGGGGGGCGAGGCACAGCACGTGCTCGAGGCCCAGGCCATGATGGCGCAGGACCCCGAGCTCATCGCTGATGTCGAGCGCCGTATCGCCGTCGGCAGCACCGCCGAGCGCGGTGTCTACGACGCGTTCGCCGCCTACCGGGCGCTGCTGGCCAACGCCGGTGAGTACCTGGCGGGGCGCGTCGCCGACCTCGACGACGTACGGAACCGGATCGTGGCGCGGCTGCTGGGTGTGCCGATGCCGGGTGTGCCGGACAGTGATCAGCCGTACGTGCTGATCGCGCGTGACCTGGCCCCCGCCGACACGGCCCTTCTCGACCCCACGCTGGTCCTCGGCTTCGTCACCGAGGAGGGCGGGCCGACCAGCCACAGCGCCATTCTCGCGCGCGCGCTCGGGGTCCCGGCCGTCGTTGCTCTCCCCGGCGCGGGTGAGATCGCCGAGGGCACGGTCGTGGCGGTGGACGGCAGCACCGGTGAGATCTTCGTCGAGCCGAGCCAGGAGAAGCGCGCCGAGATGGAGAGCGCTTCGGCCGCACGCAAGGCGGCCCTGACGGCCGTGACGGGTCCCGGTGCCACCTCCGACGGTCACAAGGTGCCGCTGCTCGCCAACGTCGGCGGTCCCGGTGACGTGCCGGCCGCGGTGGAGGCCGGCGCCGAGGGTGTCGGGCTGTTCCGTACGGAGTTCCTGTTCCTGGACGACAGCAAGCAGGCTCCGTCCGAGGAGAAGCAGATCGCGGCCTACCGCGCGGTCCTCGAGGCGTTCCCCGAGGGGCGTGTCGTCGTGCGGGTGCTGGACGCCGGTGCCGACAAGCCTCTGGACTTCCTGACGCCGGCGGACGAGCCGAACCCCGCACTGGGTGTGCGTGGTCTGCGCAGCCTGCTGGACCACCCCGACGTGCTGCGGACCCAGCTGACGGCGCTCGCCAGGGCGGCCGAGGGGCTGCCCGTGTACCTCGAGGTCATGGCCCCGATGGTGGCCGACCGTGCCGACGCGAAGGCGTTCGCCGACGCCTGTCGTGAGGCGGGGCTGCAGGCGAAGTTCGGCGCGATGGTGGAGATTCCGTCCGCCGCTCTCAGGGCCCGCTCGATCCTGCAGGAGGTGGAGTTCCTGTCGCTGGGCACCAACGACCTGGCCCAGTACACCTTCGCGGCCGACCGTCAGGTGGGCGCCGTGTCGCGGCTGCAGGATCCTTGGCAGCCCGCGCTGCTCGACCTGGTAGCCCTCTCGGCGGACGCCGCGAGGGCCGAGGGCAAGAGCTGTGGTGTCTGCGGTGAGGCCGCTTCGGACCCGCTGCTGGCGTGCGTGCTGACCGGACTGGGGGTCACCTCCCTGTCCATGGGCGCGGCGTCCATCCCCTACGTGCGCGCGACGCTGGCGAAGCACACGCTCGCCCAGTGCGAGCGGGCGGCCTCCGCCGCGCGTGCGGCGGACTCCGCCGAAGAGGCGCGGCTCGCGGCGCAGGCGGTGCTTTCGGGCGAGTGA
- a CDS encoding glycoside hydrolase family 31 protein has product MDGRDLVRSVKMVGSVQGMRTVRSAWRRHRAEARGLVPRGAERARVPGLLVSAEPGPGGGVVRFARSELCVRVSVGGAVFWSWDGAAPLPSYALPEAGPDPDPRARLEPDTNGGWQVVAERLTVVVSRHGAVELRTPGGVLLRRELPPRWWEPTGEGTARWVQRSEVPADARFFGLGGRAGGPRLPEGTYGLWNTDPGGRFGPEDDPLYLTMPVQVVVSDAGTHLAFHDNSWSGRVTLREGEEGAGSGHDRPGTCEVRMDGGPLRCWVVAGTPARVLQGWTALTGAPALPPSWALGPQHARWGFGSEREVRRIVQGYRDRGLPLSVLHLDIDHFDGHQVFTVDRERFPGLPRLAEELREDGVRLVSIVDPAVKASVGNAVFDSGLDVGVEGAFVRGPEGGPVLGEVWPGECVYPDFTDPLVREWWGALYEERLGQGFSGVWHDMNEPVSFSAFGDPSLPRSSRHALEGRGGDHREAHNVYALAMARAGYEGLLRLRPDERPFLFSRSGWAGMQRYGGTWSGDVATGWPGLRASLALVLGLGLCGVPYSGPDVGGFDGSPSPELYLRWFQLGAYMPLFRTHAAIGAGRREPWEFGPEVLGHAARALEERERLLPYFVTLAQLARLTGAPYVRPVWWGAPGDRELRDCEDAFLLGDAFLVAPVLEEGTDRRQVRLPRGRWYDTATGRAFEGPGQVVVEAPLSRVPVLVRAGAVVPVRGRDGGLELEVWAPPAGRTGGGLVVRDMGDGWEAAEVERYTSRLLAGRVVVERDGGEGLVPYPVRVRGLPEEAQP; this is encoded by the coding sequence ATGGATGGTCGTGACCTGGTGCGCTCGGTGAAAATGGTCGGTTCTGTGCAAGGAATGCGTACGGTGCGCTCGGCCTGGCGGCGGCACCGTGCGGAGGCGCGGGGACTCGTGCCGCGCGGTGCGGAGAGGGCGCGTGTGCCCGGCCTCCTGGTCAGTGCGGAGCCGGGGCCGGGCGGTGGCGTGGTGCGCTTCGCCCGCTCGGAGCTGTGCGTCCGGGTGTCGGTGGGCGGTGCGGTGTTCTGGTCCTGGGACGGTGCCGCGCCGCTGCCCTCGTACGCCCTGCCGGAGGCCGGGCCCGATCCGGATCCGCGGGCGCGGCTCGAGCCGGACACGAACGGCGGCTGGCAGGTGGTGGCGGAGCGGCTGACCGTCGTCGTGTCGCGGCACGGGGCGGTGGAGCTGCGTACGCCTGGCGGGGTCCTGCTGCGCCGGGAGCTGCCGCCGCGCTGGTGGGAGCCGACGGGAGAGGGTACGGCGCGGTGGGTGCAGCGGTCCGAGGTCCCGGCCGACGCCCGATTCTTCGGACTGGGCGGGCGGGCCGGCGGGCCGAGGCTGCCGGAGGGTACGTACGGGCTGTGGAACACCGATCCGGGCGGGCGTTTCGGCCCGGAGGACGATCCGCTGTATCTGACGATGCCGGTGCAGGTGGTGGTCTCCGACGCCGGGACCCATCTGGCGTTCCACGACAACTCCTGGTCGGGGCGGGTGACGCTCCGGGAGGGCGAGGAGGGCGCCGGCTCGGGCCATGACCGGCCGGGCACCTGTGAGGTGCGGATGGACGGCGGCCCGCTGCGCTGCTGGGTGGTCGCGGGTACGCCGGCCAGGGTGCTCCAGGGGTGGACGGCGCTGACGGGGGCGCCCGCGTTGCCGCCGTCGTGGGCCCTGGGCCCGCAGCACGCCCGGTGGGGGTTCGGCAGCGAGCGGGAGGTGCGCCGGATCGTGCAGGGGTACCGGGATCGGGGGCTGCCCCTGTCGGTGCTCCATCTGGACATCGACCACTTCGACGGGCACCAGGTGTTCACGGTCGACCGGGAGCGGTTCCCCGGTCTCCCCCGGCTGGCGGAGGAGTTGCGCGAGGACGGGGTCCGGCTGGTGTCGATCGTCGATCCGGCGGTGAAGGCGTCGGTGGGCAACGCGGTGTTCGACAGCGGTCTCGACGTCGGCGTGGAGGGCGCGTTCGTGCGGGGTCCGGAGGGGGGTCCGGTGCTCGGTGAGGTGTGGCCGGGTGAGTGCGTCTATCCCGATTTCACCGACCCGCTGGTGCGGGAGTGGTGGGGTGCGCTGTACGAGGAGCGGCTCGGCCAGGGGTTCTCCGGGGTGTGGCACGACATGAACGAGCCGGTGTCGTTCTCGGCCTTCGGGGATCCGTCGCTGCCCCGTTCGTCCCGGCACGCGCTGGAGGGCCGCGGCGGCGACCACCGGGAGGCCCACAACGTCTACGCCCTGGCGATGGCGAGGGCCGGGTACGAAGGCCTGCTCCGGTTGCGCCCGGACGAGCGGCCGTTCCTGTTCTCCCGTTCGGGGTGGGCGGGGATGCAGCGGTACGGGGGCACCTGGTCCGGTGATGTGGCCACGGGCTGGCCGGGGCTCCGGGCCTCGCTGGCCCTGGTGCTGGGGCTGGGGCTCTGCGGGGTGCCGTACTCGGGGCCCGATGTGGGCGGGTTCGACGGGTCGCCGTCGCCGGAGCTGTATCTGCGCTGGTTCCAGCTGGGCGCGTACATGCCGCTGTTCCGCACCCATGCGGCCATCGGTGCGGGGCGCAGGGAGCCGTGGGAGTTCGGGCCGGAGGTGCTCGGGCACGCGGCGCGGGCGCTGGAGGAGCGGGAGCGGCTGCTCCCGTACTTCGTGACGCTGGCTCAGCTGGCCCGGCTGACCGGCGCGCCGTACGTGCGGCCGGTGTGGTGGGGCGCTCCCGGGGACCGGGAGCTGCGGGACTGCGAGGACGCGTTCCTGCTGGGAGACGCGTTCCTGGTCGCTCCCGTGCTGGAGGAGGGGACGGACCGCCGGCAGGTCCGGCTGCCGCGCGGGCGGTGGTACGACACGGCGACGGGGCGGGCGTTCGAGGGGCCGGGCCAGGTCGTGGTGGAGGCGCCGCTGTCACGTGTTCCGGTGCTGGTGCGGGCGGGTGCGGTGGTCCCGGTGCGGGGCCGGGACGGGGGCCTCGAACTGGAGGTGTGGGCTCCGCCCGCGGGGCGTACCGGGGGCGGGCTGGTCGTGCGGGACATGGGGGACGGATGGGAGGCGGCCGAGGTGGAGCGCTACACGTCGCGGCTCCTGGCCGGGCGTGTGGTGGTCGAGCGGGACGGTGGGGAGGGGCTGGTGCCGTATCCGGTCCGGGTGCGGGGGCTGCCGGAGGAGGCTCAGCCGTAG